One Desulfobulbus oligotrophicus DNA segment encodes these proteins:
- a CDS encoding pyridoxal phosphate-dependent aminotransferase: MSGVAKKMKAFAEKSSWIRKMFEEGAKMKAEFGPDKVFDFSIGNPDVPPPPKFYTVLRELAQDEQPGIHGYMPNAGYPFVREALAGRLGGEQGVSFSANDILMTCGAAGGLNVIFKALLDPGDEVIILAPFFVEYHFYIDNHGGVAKVVATDSEFNLDLKAIEAALTAKTKVVLINSPNNPTGQIYSAASLRELGRLLDTAGERFGTSIYLVSDEPYRNIVFDGNEVPALMPVTTNTIIASSYSKELSLPGERIGYLAVHPEMAEKEAVIGALTLANRILGFVNAPALMQRAVAQLQNVSAENSVYARRLEVFCKVLDEAGMSYVRPKGAFYLFPQTPIDDVEFCRLLTAEKILAVPGRGFGLPGHIRLAFCVDEKVIAGSSEGFKRAMAAATQK, translated from the coding sequence ATGAGCGGTGTTGCCAAAAAAATGAAGGCGTTTGCAGAGAAATCCTCCTGGATTCGGAAGATGTTTGAAGAGGGAGCAAAGATGAAAGCCGAATTCGGACCGGACAAGGTGTTTGACTTCAGTATCGGTAATCCGGATGTGCCGCCGCCGCCGAAATTTTATACTGTCCTTCGTGAATTGGCCCAGGATGAACAGCCCGGTATCCATGGGTATATGCCCAATGCCGGCTACCCGTTCGTCCGGGAGGCTTTGGCCGGGCGTCTTGGTGGTGAGCAGGGGGTCAGCTTCAGTGCAAATGATATTCTGATGACCTGTGGTGCAGCTGGTGGGCTGAATGTGATTTTTAAGGCCCTGCTGGATCCCGGTGATGAGGTGATTATCCTGGCGCCGTTTTTTGTTGAGTATCATTTTTATATTGATAACCATGGCGGTGTTGCCAAGGTGGTTGCCACTGACTCGGAGTTCAATCTCGATTTAAAGGCGATTGAAGCGGCTCTGACTGCAAAAACCAAGGTTGTGCTCATCAACTCACCCAACAACCCCACCGGGCAGATCTACTCCGCAGCCTCTCTCCGAGAATTGGGACGCTTACTGGATACTGCCGGTGAACGTTTCGGCACCTCGATCTATCTGGTTTCCGACGAACCGTATCGCAACATCGTCTTTGATGGGAATGAAGTACCGGCGCTGATGCCGGTGACCACCAATACTATCATAGCTTCATCGTATTCCAAGGAACTGTCTCTGCCCGGTGAACGAATCGGCTATCTTGCCGTGCATCCGGAGATGGCGGAGAAAGAGGCAGTGATCGGCGCCTTGACGTTAGCAAACCGCATTCTCGGCTTTGTCAACGCCCCGGCTCTTATGCAGCGGGCAGTGGCACAGCTGCAGAATGTATCAGCTGAGAACTCTGTTTATGCTCGACGGCTCGAGGTCTTTTGCAAGGTGCTGGATGAAGCCGGTATGTCCTATGTGCGTCCCAAAGGGGCATTTTATCTCTTTCCACAGACACCGATCGATGATGTGGAGTTCTGCCGGCTCTTGACCGCTGAAAAGATTCTGGCGGTACCTGGGCGGGGATTCGGTCTGCCCGGGCATATCCGACTGGCCTTCTGTGTTGATGAGAAAGTTATTGCCGGGTCATCCGAGGGGTTTAAACGAGCGATGGCAGCGGCAACACAAAAATAG
- a CDS encoding DnaJ domain-containing protein translates to MILLLIAFVTGGAPALLNLLGFLFYSGLAVILLAVGAFWAFTYYVQGRVSAYEASQTDVHNRFVFLLVNILVKIAQHDGHFTRAELQAILNFFQYNLRYNQDQMYWVKQLTKEARDNPVRLHELVDEFRVRFNYEPRLILLELIYQIIHTKQPPPESELRLAREIAQLLEISAYDQRTIEAKYMYRQRREAASADQLEESYYAVLGLQKGADFTAIKKAYRTLSMQYHPDKVGHLGDEFKKVAEEKMKEINVAYSYFEKKFSGR, encoded by the coding sequence TTGATTTTACTCCTGATCGCCTTTGTCACCGGAGGAGCTCCGGCCTTACTGAATCTGCTCGGTTTTCTTTTTTATTCGGGACTGGCTGTTATCCTGCTGGCAGTAGGTGCTTTCTGGGCGTTTACTTATTATGTGCAGGGCCGGGTCTCGGCTTACGAAGCCTCCCAGACAGATGTCCATAACCGGTTTGTTTTTTTGCTGGTGAACATTCTGGTGAAGATTGCCCAGCATGACGGTCATTTTACCCGGGCTGAGCTTCAGGCTATCCTGAACTTTTTTCAGTATAACTTACGCTATAACCAGGATCAGATGTACTGGGTTAAGCAGTTGACTAAAGAGGCCAGGGATAATCCGGTCAGGCTGCATGAACTTGTGGATGAATTTCGCGTCCGCTTCAATTACGAGCCGCGTTTAATTCTGCTTGAGCTTATTTATCAGATCATCCACACAAAGCAACCACCTCCGGAAAGTGAGCTGCGATTAGCCCGTGAAATTGCTCAGCTGCTTGAGATCTCCGCCTACGATCAGAGAACTATTGAGGCGAAGTACATGTATCGCCAACGCCGGGAGGCCGCCAGTGCAGATCAGTTAGAAGAAAGCTATTACGCGGTGCTCGGTTTACAAAAGGGGGCGGACTTCACCGCAATCAAAAAAGCCTATCGTACCCTGTCTATGCAGTACCATCCTGACAAAGTCGGTCATCTTGGTGATGAGTTTAAAAAGGTCGCCGAAGAGAAGATGAAAGAGATTAATGTGGCCTACAGCTACTTTGAAAAGAAGTTTTCCGGGCGCTGA
- a CDS encoding PGPGW domain-containing protein: MYDIGLLEMLGLLSLLAFIGSLVGVPWLIGRMQSDYFLTHRYRVNVRHRRHPVLTLLITCIRNSIGFCVLLAGIAMLFLPGQGVLTILIAICLMDFPGKRRLLDRLASSPQIINALNWIRRKQGKVEFVFAEQHHERSDR, from the coding sequence ATGTACGATATAGGGCTGTTGGAAATGTTGGGTCTGTTGAGTCTGCTTGCCTTTATCGGGAGTCTGGTCGGTGTTCCCTGGCTGATCGGCCGGATGCAGTCGGATTATTTTCTGACCCACCGGTACAGAGTCAATGTCCGACATCGACGTCATCCTGTCTTAACCTTGCTCATTACCTGCATCCGTAACAGCATCGGCTTTTGTGTACTTCTGGCGGGTATTGCTATGCTTTTTCTGCCGGGACAAGGGGTGTTGACGATTCTTATTGCCATCTGTCTGATGGATTTTCCCGGTAAGCGTCGACTGCTTGATCGGCTGGCAAGTAGTCCTCAAATTATAAACGCATTGAACTGGATCCGCCGGAAACAGGGGAAGGTGGAGTTTGTTTTTGCAGAACAACACCATGAGCGATCAGACCGGTGA
- the glmM gene encoding phosphoglucosamine mutase: protein MKKLFGTDGVRGVANIYPMTSEIVMQLGRAIAFIIKNRVEGNTIIIGKDTRLSGYMIENALAAGICSMGVDVQIVGPLPTPGIAFITTSMRADAGVVISASHNPFQDNGIKIFSANGHKLPDELEADIEDLIFSQKMAALRPVADEIGKASRIDDASGRYIVYLKNTFPRNYVLDDFHIVLDCAHGATYKVAPHVFTELGAKVTTIGTEPNGKNINHECGALHPEVMAAKVKQLGADIGLALDGDGDRLIVCDEHGTIVDGDHIMAICAADLISRRKLKKKTLVTTVMSNMGLEQAITGMGGQMVRTQVGDRYVVEAMRTKGYNFGGEQSGHLVFLDYNTTGDGTLAALQLLAIMIKKNKPLSELAAIMSTYPQILKNVRMGTKIDPEHIPGFPEALKAASQRLGNRGRILVRPSGTEPVIRVMTEGEDEQEIIAVAEELCEVIRKVDRG, encoded by the coding sequence ATGAAGAAACTCTTTGGGACCGACGGCGTTCGTGGCGTTGCCAACATCTATCCCATGACCTCGGAAATTGTTATGCAGCTCGGCCGAGCCATTGCATTCATCATCAAAAACCGGGTCGAAGGGAACACCATCATCATTGGCAAGGATACCCGACTTTCCGGCTATATGATTGAAAACGCCCTTGCAGCCGGTATCTGTTCCATGGGTGTTGATGTCCAGATCGTCGGTCCTTTGCCCACTCCCGGTATCGCCTTTATCACCACTTCAATGCGCGCGGACGCCGGTGTGGTCATATCAGCCTCGCATAATCCTTTCCAGGATAACGGCATTAAAATTTTTTCTGCAAACGGTCACAAGTTACCCGACGAACTGGAAGCTGATATCGAAGATCTGATCTTTTCCCAAAAAATGGCAGCCCTTCGCCCGGTTGCCGATGAAATCGGTAAAGCTTCGCGTATTGATGACGCATCAGGTCGATACATCGTGTATCTCAAAAACACCTTCCCCAGAAACTATGTCCTTGATGATTTCCACATTGTCCTTGACTGTGCCCATGGTGCCACGTACAAGGTGGCCCCCCATGTTTTCACTGAACTGGGTGCCAAGGTAACAACCATCGGGACTGAACCCAACGGTAAAAATATCAACCACGAATGCGGCGCTCTCCACCCGGAAGTTATGGCTGCCAAAGTTAAACAACTCGGAGCGGATATAGGCCTGGCTCTGGATGGCGACGGTGACCGATTAATCGTCTGTGATGAACACGGTACAATTGTGGATGGTGATCACATAATGGCCATCTGTGCCGCTGACCTGATAAGCCGGCGCAAACTCAAGAAAAAAACCCTTGTTACCACCGTCATGAGCAACATGGGCCTGGAGCAGGCAATAACCGGTATGGGCGGCCAGATGGTGCGCACACAGGTTGGTGACCGTTATGTTGTCGAAGCAATGCGGACAAAGGGGTATAACTTTGGCGGTGAACAGTCAGGACACCTAGTTTTTCTCGATTACAATACCACCGGTGACGGCACCCTGGCCGCCCTGCAGCTGCTGGCAATCATGATTAAGAAAAACAAACCATTATCTGAACTGGCAGCTATTATGTCCACCTATCCCCAGATTCTGAAAAATGTGCGCATGGGCACAAAAATCGACCCCGAGCACATTCCTGGTTTTCCGGAGGCTCTGAAAGCCGCAAGCCAGAGACTCGGCAACCGTGGCCGTATTCTCGTCCGCCCGTCGGGTACCGAACCAGTTATCCGCGTCATGACCGAGGGGGAAGACGAACAAGAGATCATTGCCGTTGCTGAAGAGCTCTGCGAAGTGATACGGAAAGTGGATCGGGGCTGA
- a CDS encoding PilZ domain-containing protein produces MTGQGRQYGCPYWNGIDRNCTLIREGLFLPAKQHIRAYCLSRHHHACPHLQQSAGASVLNRQQTVSQFNRRRSIRILHSYPFRFSEISDTKTKICLHEDNAYTVDLSNHGIRFVAQVQLPLGTVLRYQLGPDENSHETHGTGQVVWVKPIDNTQLFYIGISFEHRE; encoded by the coding sequence TATTGGAATGGGATAGACCGCAACTGTACCCTGATCAGGGAAGGCTTATTTTTGCCCGCAAAGCAGCATATCCGGGCCTACTGCCTCTCCAGGCACCATCACGCCTGCCCCCACCTGCAACAGTCTGCCGGAGCATCTGTTCTCAACAGGCAACAGACAGTATCGCAGTTCAATCGACGGCGATCTATTCGGATTCTCCACAGTTACCCCTTCCGATTTTCCGAAATATCAGACACCAAAACAAAGATCTGTCTCCATGAAGACAATGCCTATACTGTGGATCTCAGCAATCATGGCATTCGTTTTGTCGCTCAGGTTCAACTCCCCCTTGGCACTGTACTCAGATATCAACTCGGACCAGATGAAAACAGCCATGAAACGCATGGAACAGGACAGGTAGTATGGGTAAAACCCATTGATAACACACAACTTTTTTATATTGGGATCTCTTTCGAGCATCGCGAATAA
- the ftsY gene encoding signal recognition particle-docking protein FtsY has translation MLGWFKKKFRKQTDAAETVETEQQLSADIDEQVVVAVEDGGVFESEDSLLKSDEEESPVFAAATDEVVVEEAVVFDVHDEADQEETTTAEVQTVEAEQQLSADTNEQIIVVVEDEGVSEPEDSLFELDKEETSAGFLSETVDTEEDIVSAASDVVAEPDSAGADPVVMSAEQTAAVELEPLSAVVDGSQLATAEQGDTADELQEAGIKEADHSYGLEPPGLEEPEADEISVVDPGGLESAHPQAAEDSSDVSTSKTRQVQTRKTLFQRLQERLGKTRDSFVYQLDRLFLGKKEIDQELFEQLEELLITSDLGVGTTLDLLDIARKKVKREQLRDPQSLKSIIRDQILTYIEASEQPAELVMPEEGPFVIMVVGVNGVGKTTTIGKLAAKFIRSGQSVLLVAADTFRAAAINQLKIWGDRVGAEVTARSPGADPSSVVFDGLEYGVARAFDVIIIDTAGRLHTSVNLMAELKKIRRVIDKKMPGAPHEVMLVLDATTGQNGVSQAKLFHEAVGISGLALTKLDGTAKGGIIANVCREMKIPVRFIGIGEQMNDLRDFNAREFVDALFFSQDKV, from the coding sequence ATGCTGGGCTGGTTCAAGAAGAAATTCCGTAAGCAGACTGATGCGGCTGAGACTGTTGAAACAGAGCAGCAGCTGTCAGCGGATATCGATGAGCAGGTTGTCGTTGCCGTGGAGGATGGAGGTGTTTTCGAATCCGAAGATAGCCTGCTCAAGTCAGATGAAGAGGAGTCTCCTGTTTTTGCTGCGGCGACGGATGAGGTCGTTGTCGAAGAAGCCGTTGTTTTTGATGTGCATGATGAGGCAGACCAGGAAGAAACCACGACAGCTGAGGTGCAAACTGTTGAGGCAGAGCAGCAGCTGTCAGCGGATACTAATGAGCAGATTATCGTTGTAGTGGAGGATGAAGGTGTTTCTGAGCCTGAAGACAGTCTGTTTGAGCTGGATAAGGAAGAGACTTCAGCTGGCTTTTTAAGCGAAACGGTCGACACTGAGGAAGACATTGTCTCTGCAGCAAGCGATGTGGTGGCTGAGCCGGATTCAGCGGGAGCTGATCCGGTCGTGATGTCGGCCGAACAGACGGCAGCGGTTGAGCTTGAACCTCTGTCGGCAGTGGTTGATGGTAGCCAGCTTGCTACAGCCGAACAGGGGGACACCGCAGATGAACTGCAGGAAGCCGGTATAAAGGAGGCGGATCACAGCTATGGGCTCGAGCCGCCGGGCCTGGAGGAGCCGGAAGCAGACGAGATATCAGTGGTTGATCCCGGAGGTCTTGAATCAGCGCATCCTCAAGCAGCAGAGGACAGTTCTGACGTCAGTACAAGCAAAACACGGCAAGTACAGACACGTAAAACGTTGTTTCAAAGATTACAGGAACGACTTGGCAAGACCAGAGATTCTTTTGTCTATCAGTTGGATCGTCTTTTTCTTGGTAAAAAAGAGATCGACCAGGAACTGTTCGAACAGTTGGAAGAACTCCTGATCACTTCTGATCTCGGTGTCGGCACGACCCTGGACCTGCTCGACATCGCCCGCAAAAAGGTCAAACGTGAGCAATTACGTGATCCTCAGTCTTTAAAATCTATCATCCGCGATCAGATTCTGACGTATATTGAAGCATCCGAGCAACCTGCCGAGCTGGTTATGCCCGAAGAGGGGCCGTTTGTTATCATGGTGGTGGGGGTCAACGGTGTCGGCAAAACCACGACCATCGGTAAACTCGCTGCCAAATTTATCCGGTCCGGACAATCGGTCCTGCTGGTTGCTGCCGACACTTTTCGGGCTGCTGCAATTAATCAGCTGAAAATCTGGGGAGATCGTGTCGGAGCTGAGGTCACGGCCCGAAGTCCTGGCGCTGATCCTTCTTCCGTTGTGTTTGATGGTCTTGAATACGGCGTGGCACGAGCATTTGATGTTATCATTATTGACACTGCCGGCCGCTTGCACACAAGCGTCAACCTGATGGCGGAGCTGAAAAAAATCAGACGGGTTATTGATAAAAAAATGCCCGGTGCGCCACATGAGGTGATGCTGGTCCTGGATGCCACCACCGGTCAAAATGGCGTATCCCAGGCCAAACTTTTCCATGAGGCCGTTGGCATCAGCGGCCTTGCCTTGACCAAGCTTGATGGTACTGCCAAAGGGGGGATCATTGCCAATGTCTGTCGGGAAATGAAGATTCCCGTTCGTTTTATCGGCATCGGTGAGCAGATGAATGATCTTCGCGATTTCAACGCCCGTGAGTTTGTTGATGCCCTGTTTTTCAGTCAGGATAAGGTCTAG
- a CDS encoding PEP-CTERM sorting domain-containing protein, which translates to MKRILTVTACAAIIGWAGSATALSITNGSFETGNFSGWSITEQWGGSAKVVTVAEAFKGNTYTATDGRYMADLTATSFVQQNQTWSAGESLSFDWAFLGMDARVPIVNWFNDTALFEIVGANNVPVYSVVLADILSTGNYNDTGWQTFTYTFTTDGSGSIRFGVQNKTSFFQDSVLLVDNVRSAAPVPEPTTMLLFGTGLLSLAAVGRRRAASKA; encoded by the coding sequence ATGAAAAGAATACTTACTGTAACAGCGTGCGCTGCGATAATTGGATGGGCCGGTAGTGCGACTGCTCTTTCTATAACAAACGGCAGCTTTGAAACCGGTAATTTCTCAGGCTGGAGTATTACCGAACAGTGGGGCGGCTCAGCAAAAGTTGTAACCGTAGCTGAAGCGTTTAAGGGAAACACGTACACAGCAACCGACGGTCGATACATGGCTGATCTGACAGCCACCTCATTCGTTCAACAAAATCAAACGTGGAGCGCCGGAGAAAGTCTGTCCTTTGACTGGGCCTTTCTGGGAATGGATGCAAGGGTTCCTATTGTAAACTGGTTTAATGACACTGCTCTGTTTGAGATAGTCGGAGCGAACAATGTGCCGGTTTACTCGGTGGTTCTGGCAGATATTTTAAGCACCGGTAACTATAACGATACCGGCTGGCAGACATTTACCTATACCTTTACAACCGACGGCAGCGGCTCAATACGGTTCGGGGTACAAAACAAGACCAGTTTCTTTCAAGATTCAGTTTTGTTAGTGGATAATGTTCGTTCGGCAGCCCCGGTCCCCGAACCGACCACCATGCTTCTGTTTGGTACCGGACTGTTGAGTTTAGCTGCAGTCGGTCGAAGACGAGCCGCCTCTAAAGCGTAA